The genomic stretch GCGGTGCTGGAAACCGTCCAGCCCGACCAGCTCCAGCAGGTCCTCCGCCCGTTTGCGCGCCTGCGGCGAGCGGTCCCGGGCGACGTCGGCCGGCAGCATCACGTTACGGAAGATCGTCAGCCAGGGCAGCAGCACCGGCTGCTGGAACACCATGCCGAAGTCCCGCCGTGGTCCGTCGACCGGCGTACCCGCCACGAGGGTGGACCCGCCGCTGCTGGTCTCCAGCCCGGCGACGATCCGGAGCAGGGTGGACTTGCCGCAGCCGCTCGGCCCGACCAGCGACACGAACGAACCCTGCCGGACCTCCAGGTCGATGTCGGTCAGCGCCACCACGTCTCCGGCGCTGGTGCGGAAGGTCTTGGACACCCCGCTGACCTCGACCCCGGGCGCCACGCCGACGGCGCCCGGTCCGCTTGTCGCTTGCATGGTCACGCTGACCTCCATCAACTGGGTGCTGTCACGGCCCGCACGGCCGCCTTGTCGAACGCGTTCACGCCCGCGATCAGCGACCCGTCGTAGATCGCGCTCACCTCGACAGACTGCTTGATCTGCCCGTTCTCGGTGAGGTACTGGATGATGTATTCGAGCTGGTCGTTCCGGATCGAGCCGTACTCGCCGTTGTCGGCTGCCTTGATCGACTGCAACCGGGCGGTGACCTGCGCGACGCCGGCAGCGATCACCGTGCCGTCCTCACCCGAGGGCCTGGTCTCCGGGAACTTCCGGTAGTGCGCCTTGACCGCTTCCTCGGGGTTGGCCTGCATCCACTCGGTGGCCTTGGCGACGCCCCTGGCCCACGCCTCCAGCTCAGCCTTCTTGTCCGCCATGATCGACTTGGTCGTGGCCGCGACGACCCCGATGACGAGCTTGTCGTTGATCGCGCTGTCGAGGACCTTCAGGTCCGCGCCGGCCTGCTGGAAGCCGA from Micromonospora craniellae encodes the following:
- a CDS encoding ABC transporter ATP-binding protein; translation: MQATSGPGAVGVAPGVEVSGVSKTFRTSAGDVVALTDIDLEVRQGSFVSLVGPSGCGKSTLLRIVAGLETSSGGSTLVAGTPVDGPRRDFGMVFQQPVLLPWLTIFRNVMLPADVARDRSPQARKRAEDLLELVGLDGFQHRYPRELSGGMQQRAALVRALMSRPSLLLMDEPFGALDALTRETMNSELLRIWSETGATTLFVTHSISEAVFLSDVVVVLSGRPGTILDQVQIDLPRPRTFDVMDSPEASRLTNRIRGHLHARGAVG